One genomic region from Spirosoma sp. KCTC 42546 encodes:
- a CDS encoding DUF1501 domain-containing protein produces the protein MNKLLQELQQAAAERETRRHFLHTCSTGLGAMALSSVLESCGFFGKNDPQNNTVGSALPSGEPTAPHPSQFLPKAQRVIYIHMAGSPSQLELFDYKPELAKYNGKDCPQELLEGKKFAFIRGVPKMLGPQGKFAQHGQSGAWVSDYLPHLQGVVDDITFLKAMHTDQFNHAPAQLLMHTGSARLGRPSMGSWVTYGLGTENDNLPGYIVLASGGKQPDAGKSIWGSGFLPTVYQGVQCRTDGDPVLYASDPSGMNRDVRKQTIDAISQINQQQYDDVKDPEILTRIAQYELAFRMQMSVPDAMDIKSEPQYILESYGVDPNKGSFARNCLLARRLVERGVRFVQLFDWGWDTHGTSADGSIDIGLHTKCKESDQAVVALLQDLKQRGLLDDTLVVWGGEFGRTPMQENRDGQVLPFMGRDHHLDAFTVWMAGGGVKKGFSYGETDDIGYYGVKDKVHVHDLQATILHLLGFDHTKLTYQFQGRPFRLTDVAGKIVKPILA, from the coding sequence ATGAACAAACTCCTTCAGGAACTCCAACAGGCAGCGGCCGAACGCGAAACAAGGCGGCATTTTCTGCATACCTGTTCAACAGGACTGGGTGCTATGGCACTTAGCTCTGTTTTAGAAAGCTGCGGCTTTTTCGGGAAAAACGACCCTCAAAATAATACCGTTGGGAGTGCTTTGCCTTCTGGAGAACCGACAGCCCCTCACCCATCGCAGTTCTTACCCAAAGCACAACGGGTCATTTACATCCATATGGCTGGGTCGCCGAGTCAGTTGGAGTTGTTCGACTATAAGCCTGAACTAGCTAAGTATAATGGTAAAGACTGTCCGCAGGAATTGCTCGAAGGCAAAAAGTTTGCCTTTATTCGGGGGGTTCCGAAAATGCTGGGCCCACAGGGCAAATTCGCCCAACACGGGCAATCGGGTGCGTGGGTGTCTGACTATTTGCCCCATTTGCAGGGTGTTGTAGACGATATCACCTTCCTGAAAGCCATGCACACCGACCAGTTTAACCATGCGCCTGCCCAGTTGCTTATGCATACGGGAAGTGCCCGGCTGGGTCGCCCAAGTATGGGATCTTGGGTAACGTATGGGCTTGGCACTGAAAACGATAATCTGCCGGGTTATATCGTCTTGGCATCGGGCGGCAAACAGCCCGATGCAGGTAAGTCCATCTGGGGCAGTGGCTTTTTACCAACGGTGTATCAGGGTGTTCAATGCCGTACCGATGGCGATCCGGTGCTGTACGCATCAGATCCTAGTGGCATGAACCGGGATGTTCGGAAGCAAACCATCGACGCCATCAGCCAGATCAATCAACAGCAGTACGACGATGTTAAAGATCCCGAAATCCTGACCCGTATTGCCCAATACGAATTAGCGTTTCGGATGCAAATGTCCGTACCTGATGCAATGGACATTAAGAGCGAGCCACAGTATATTCTGGAAAGTTACGGCGTCGATCCAAACAAAGGCTCGTTTGCCCGGAACTGCCTGTTGGCCCGTCGGCTGGTTGAACGTGGAGTACGGTTTGTACAGCTTTTTGACTGGGGTTGGGATACCCACGGCACCAGTGCCGACGGCTCAATTGACATTGGTCTTCACACAAAGTGTAAAGAATCAGACCAAGCTGTTGTTGCGCTACTGCAAGACCTCAAGCAGCGGGGCTTGTTAGATGATACGCTGGTAGTTTGGGGGGGCGAGTTTGGCAGAACACCCATGCAGGAAAATCGCGACGGGCAGGTGCTTCCTTTCATGGGACGCGATCACCATCTTGATGCCTTTACGGTTTGGATGGCGGGCGGTGGCGTTAAAAAAGGATTCTCCTATGGTGAAACCGACGATATTGGCTATTATGGGGTAAAAGATAAAGTACACGTCCACGACCTTCAGGCCACTATTTTACATTTGCTCGGCTTCGACCATACAAAACTTACCTACCAGTTCCAGGGCCGTCCCTTTAGATTGACAGACGTGGCGGGCAAGATTGTAAAACCTATCTTGGCGTAA
- a CDS encoding DUF1553 domain-containing protein, whose amino-acid sequence MRTQWILVGVAGLAMALLLSSFLGIFEKRVDYNTQIKPLLNKNCIICHGGVKKAAGFSLLFKQEALAPAKSGKLAIVPGDADASEMIRRLTLTDPDERMPLDHPALKPDEIDLLRKWIDQGAEWGDHWAYQPVQKPAVPAIGTFLSRLGISANDETDWATNEIDNFILDKLKQDGLKPSPEADRATLIRRVSLDLTGLPPTEKEVADFLGDKSPDAYEKVVDRLLKSPAYGERWTGMWLDLARYADTKGYERDPGRKIWRYRDWLIKAFNQDKPFDQFTIEQLAGDLLPDPTDDQLIATGFHRNTMTNDEGGTQDEEFRTAAVIDRVNTTWDVFGGTTFACIQCHSHPYDPFTHDEYYKYLAFFNNTRDEDVTSDTPTLRFYKPADSLKLVGLQHYIASTLRNPQQAKASINQFTHLVRTVEPKINSHDFDQYVNASLLDAKYFGFQDKGSCRIKNVTLTGRPRLLLKWGTKATNATVTLHQDKLDGPVLAQFPTPKPGKDTVQMILLPPIQGRHSLYLSLNSPEKPKDWVQIKWVAFVAVLPGQPQNAIGEKSKVLLDLLNTDTEQTPIMLDGSGDLARQTHVFERGNWMVKGKQVTPDVPKSFPAMDPNQPKNRLGLARWMVSREHPLTARVAVNRFWEQLFGTGIVETVEDMGTQGIQPTHQELLDYLAVEFMETDQWSVKKLLKRMVMSATYRQQSNASPELIAKDPYNKLLARGPRVRLSSEAVHDQALAVSGLLSRKLYGPSVMPMQPDGIWQSPYDGESWKQSTGEDLHRRALYTYWKRTAPYPSMVTFDSPSREFCQLRRLRTNTPLQALVTLNDPVYVEAAQNLADFMQAHGSSPERQIQAGFRRVMLRDLHQKKLAVLLRLYQNTEQYYRQKPGEAENLLDRLGFDCKKVSPELAALTVTANTMLNLDEVITKE is encoded by the coding sequence ATGAGAACTCAATGGATACTTGTTGGCGTGGCAGGCTTGGCAATGGCCTTACTACTTTCATCATTTCTCGGAATTTTCGAGAAGCGAGTGGACTACAATACCCAAATTAAGCCTTTACTCAACAAAAACTGCATTATCTGTCACGGGGGCGTAAAAAAAGCAGCCGGCTTTTCGCTCCTGTTTAAGCAGGAAGCCCTTGCTCCAGCCAAATCGGGTAAACTCGCCATTGTTCCCGGCGATGCCGATGCCAGTGAAATGATCCGTCGGCTTACGCTGACCGACCCTGACGAACGAATGCCACTCGATCATCCGGCTCTGAAACCCGACGAAATCGATCTACTTCGAAAATGGATTGACCAGGGAGCCGAGTGGGGTGACCATTGGGCGTACCAACCTGTTCAAAAACCAGCTGTTCCCGCAATTGGTACGTTTTTGAGTCGGCTGGGTATCTCAGCAAATGATGAAACCGATTGGGCAACGAATGAAATCGACAATTTTATTCTTGATAAACTGAAACAGGATGGCTTAAAACCCTCTCCCGAAGCCGATCGGGCAACGTTGATCCGGCGGGTATCGCTTGACCTGACAGGCCTCCCACCTACCGAAAAGGAAGTAGCCGATTTTTTGGGTGATAAATCGCCGGATGCCTACGAAAAAGTTGTTGACCGGCTGCTTAAGTCACCGGCTTACGGCGAACGCTGGACTGGTATGTGGCTTGATTTGGCCCGTTACGCCGATACCAAAGGGTATGAACGCGATCCAGGCCGTAAAATATGGCGCTATCGGGATTGGCTCATCAAAGCCTTTAATCAGGACAAACCCTTCGATCAATTCACGATTGAGCAACTGGCGGGCGATTTGTTACCCGATCCTACTGATGATCAGCTCATTGCAACGGGCTTCCATCGCAATACCATGACGAATGACGAGGGCGGAACGCAGGACGAAGAGTTTCGCACGGCGGCCGTGATCGACCGGGTGAACACAACCTGGGATGTATTTGGGGGAACAACTTTTGCCTGCATCCAATGCCATAGTCACCCTTACGACCCATTTACGCACGACGAATATTACAAATACCTCGCGTTTTTCAACAATACCCGCGACGAAGATGTAACGAGCGACACCCCAACACTCCGCTTTTACAAACCCGCCGACTCACTCAAACTTGTTGGTTTACAACACTACATAGCCAGTACCCTCCGTAATCCGCAACAAGCCAAGGCCAGCATCAATCAGTTTACCCATCTGGTTCGAACGGTTGAGCCTAAAATTAATTCGCACGATTTCGATCAATATGTGAATGCGTCTCTTCTTGATGCGAAGTATTTTGGTTTTCAGGATAAAGGCTCATGCCGGATCAAAAACGTAACGCTAACCGGACGACCACGACTACTACTAAAATGGGGTACAAAAGCAACCAATGCTACAGTTACACTTCACCAGGATAAGCTGGATGGTCCTGTTCTAGCGCAATTTCCCACACCCAAGCCGGGGAAAGATACCGTTCAGATGATTCTGCTGCCACCTATTCAGGGACGGCATAGTTTGTATCTATCGCTGAATAGTCCCGAAAAACCAAAAGACTGGGTGCAGATAAAGTGGGTGGCTTTTGTTGCTGTCCTACCCGGTCAGCCACAGAACGCTATTGGGGAGAAATCTAAAGTGCTGTTGGACCTTCTGAATACAGACACGGAGCAAACGCCAATTATGCTCGATGGTTCGGGCGATCTGGCCCGGCAAACACACGTTTTTGAACGAGGCAATTGGATGGTGAAGGGAAAACAGGTGACCCCTGATGTACCAAAATCATTCCCAGCCATGGACCCTAACCAGCCTAAAAACCGACTTGGTCTGGCCCGCTGGATGGTGAGTCGGGAGCACCCGCTAACGGCGCGCGTGGCCGTGAACCGGTTTTGGGAACAGCTGTTCGGTACGGGTATTGTTGAAACCGTGGAAGATATGGGTACGCAGGGCATTCAACCCACCCATCAGGAACTACTCGACTATTTGGCGGTAGAGTTCATGGAAACAGACCAGTGGAGTGTAAAAAAACTCTTAAAAAGGATGGTGATGTCGGCTACGTATCGGCAACAATCGAATGCTTCGCCGGAACTGATCGCCAAAGACCCTTATAACAAACTATTGGCTCGTGGGCCACGCGTTCGTTTATCTTCCGAAGCGGTACACGATCAGGCCCTAGCCGTGAGTGGCCTGTTGAGCCGTAAATTATACGGGCCCAGCGTAATGCCCATGCAGCCCGACGGCATCTGGCAGTCGCCCTACGATGGCGAAAGCTGGAAACAAAGCACGGGAGAAGACCTGCACCGACGCGCTTTGTACACCTACTGGAAACGAACCGCACCTTATCCGTCGATGGTAACGTTCGATAGCCCCAGTCGGGAATTCTGTCAACTACGCCGACTTCGGACTAATACGCCTTTACAGGCTTTAGTGACCCTCAACGACCCTGTTTATGTTGAAGCCGCCCAGAATTTAGCGGACTTCATGCAGGCTCATGGTTCATCGCCAGAACGACAGATTCAAGCCGGTTTCCGGCGAGTTATGCTCCGCGACCTACATCAGAAAAAGCTGGCCGTACTGCTTCGGCTTTACCAAAATACCGAGCAATACTACCGCCAGAAACCCGGTGAAGCAGAGAACTTACTAGATCGACTGGGCTTCGATTGTAAAAAGGTTTCGCCTGAGTTAGCCGCTTTAACCGTAACGGCCAATACGATGTTGAATCTGGATGAAGTGATTACGAAAGAATAA
- a CDS encoding sialate O-acetylesterase, with protein MSTFLKWALLLILSPLLGVAQLQISHPMSRLVVQRGADGNGRLYIAGRLTSTVDRVEAQLTPVAAGQGTTTAWQTVQTNPANNLFLGYITGTGGWYVLTVRSIVNNVVTAQATVQPVGIGEVFVTAGQSNARGLGIGDNDLGTNTDRVNAIDSINHYYPPGNVALFSSGDPSPVPVFKALTAKRRVFPMAESSWGWGELGDYIVNRYNVPVAFYVTGWDGSTIENWINSANGIPTCNRYNCDSGNWPNLQPYTNLKNVMQYYLSVSGARAVLWHQGEAEYGDLSSGSIPAYATNLTNLIQKSRQDFGGRNLPWMVARVSFDGSVTRPDVIMKQQQVINTSGLNVFQGPYNDTIQLRNAGTNDVHFRNSSRPSPHPQYYLNPASVPLTMGLSRFARNWNNSLNNAFFQNAQPITPIQFAATGNLANYVLPGSTVAVSFVTLGTFNSGNQWQVQLLDSLGQYKSVLGSGSTSPIQVTLPSNLQSGHFQIRVVSTSPAIPAVPSNLFQITTQTQADLSLEMAVSQRTPDLNTPVTISLLVRNNGPGQATNVLVKNRLPTNLTFVSSANFSANGSVLTSSVMNIPAGTTQSLSFVAQPTASGTYQNAAEISQATSNDPDSQPNSGTGDGQDDAAQVDFRTRQVGGSVFVSPNPNQVPLPNVISNQPVPDPAKADVSIRLSVNNRTPRLNEVISYSLTITNQGGLSATGLSITAYLPAGQAFLPGDDFGLSGGNPTSGISSLPAGSSFTLIFRATATAVGRGVCTAQIVAATTSDPDSVPGNGTTNGEDDTAQVDVRVR; from the coding sequence CGGCAACGGACGCCTTTATATAGCAGGCAGGTTAACAAGCACAGTTGATCGGGTAGAAGCCCAGTTAACACCAGTTGCAGCAGGGCAGGGCACAACAACGGCCTGGCAAACCGTGCAGACCAATCCGGCCAATAATCTTTTTCTGGGGTACATAACTGGCACTGGCGGCTGGTATGTACTTACAGTGAGGAGCATTGTAAACAATGTTGTAACAGCACAAGCCACCGTGCAGCCAGTTGGCATTGGCGAAGTGTTTGTTACAGCTGGTCAATCAAACGCACGAGGTTTGGGCATTGGCGATAATGACCTTGGTACAAATACTGACCGGGTCAACGCTATTGATTCCATCAATCATTACTATCCGCCGGGTAATGTTGCCCTTTTCTCATCGGGTGATCCTTCTCCAGTGCCAGTCTTTAAAGCCCTTACGGCCAAACGACGTGTATTTCCTATGGCCGAGAGTTCATGGGGCTGGGGTGAATTAGGTGATTACATTGTCAATCGGTACAATGTTCCGGTGGCCTTCTATGTGACAGGCTGGGACGGCTCAACGATAGAAAACTGGATTAACTCGGCCAACGGCATTCCAACCTGCAATCGGTATAATTGCGACAGCGGGAACTGGCCTAATCTGCAACCATACACAAATCTTAAAAATGTAATGCAGTATTATCTGTCCGTGTCGGGAGCTCGGGCAGTGCTTTGGCATCAGGGAGAAGCAGAATATGGCGATCTATCATCTGGTAGTATTCCTGCATACGCAACTAATTTAACCAATCTTATTCAAAAGTCACGACAGGATTTTGGAGGGCGGAATCTACCCTGGATGGTAGCCCGTGTTTCTTTTGACGGGAGTGTAACACGGCCTGATGTAATCATGAAGCAACAGCAGGTCATTAATACGTCGGGTTTAAACGTGTTTCAGGGGCCCTACAATGATACAATCCAACTCCGAAATGCAGGGACAAATGATGTACACTTTCGTAACAGCAGTCGTCCTTCTCCCCATCCGCAATATTACCTGAACCCAGCTTCAGTTCCTCTGACCATGGGTTTGTCTCGATTTGCCCGCAACTGGAATAATAGTCTGAACAATGCATTTTTTCAGAACGCACAGCCAATTACACCCATTCAATTTGCAGCTACGGGAAATCTGGCGAATTATGTACTACCCGGCTCTACAGTAGCGGTATCCTTCGTTACGCTCGGCACATTCAATTCAGGTAACCAATGGCAGGTGCAACTGCTCGATTCGCTGGGGCAATATAAAAGTGTTCTGGGTAGCGGCTCCACCAGCCCGATTCAGGTAACATTGCCCAGCAATTTGCAAAGTGGGCATTTTCAGATTCGGGTCGTATCGACATCACCGGCTATACCCGCCGTACCGTCCAACCTATTTCAGATAACCACCCAAACGCAGGCAGATTTGAGCCTGGAGATGGCTGTTTCGCAACGAACGCCAGACCTGAATACACCTGTTACAATCAGTTTACTCGTTCGTAATAATGGACCAGGACAGGCAACTAATGTACTGGTTAAAAATCGGTTGCCAACTAATTTAACCTTTGTATCATCCGCAAATTTTTCGGCTAATGGCTCCGTACTGACCAGTTCGGTCATGAATATACCGGCGGGCACCACGCAATCACTGAGTTTTGTGGCTCAGCCAACGGCTAGCGGCACCTACCAAAACGCAGCGGAAATTTCGCAGGCTACGTCCAACGATCCTGATAGCCAGCCCAATTCTGGTACAGGCGATGGTCAGGATGATGCTGCTCAGGTAGACTTCCGAACCCGTCAGGTTGGTGGCTCTGTGTTCGTGTCCCCTAACCCAAATCAGGTTCCATTACCTAATGTCATTAGCAATCAGCCTGTACCCGACCCCGCCAAAGCCGATGTGAGCATACGCCTGTCGGTCAATAATCGAACCCCAAGATTGAATGAAGTGATTAGTTACTCACTGACTATTACCAATCAAGGCGGTTTATCGGCAACGGGATTAAGTATAACGGCTTACTTGCCTGCTGGCCAGGCATTCTTACCGGGTGACGACTTTGGTTTATCAGGCGGCAATCCTACAAGTGGTATAAGCAGTTTGCCTGCTGGCAGTAGCTTTACGTTGATTTTTCGAGCAACAGCAACAGCTGTTGGGCGAGGAGTGTGCACAGCCCAGATTGTGGCTGCTACAACATCTGACCCAGACTCCGTTCCAGGAAACGGCACTACGAATGGCGAAGATGATACAGCTCAGGTAGACGTCCGTGTGCGGTAA